From a region of the Coprococcus comes ATCC 27758 genome:
- the aroC gene encoding chorismate synthase, translating into MAGSIYGRLFQISTWGESHGKGIGVVIDGCPAGLSLSEEDIQVYLDRRKPGQSQFTTGRKESDMAQIWSGVFEGRTTGTPISILVQNQDQRSRDYGNIINTYRPGHADYTFDEKYGFRDYRGGGRSSGRETTARVAAGAVAAKILKELGIEVHAYTKAIGPVSVPENEYHPEEIFQNPIYMPSNAYAQKASAYLEECIKNQDSSGGIIECVVTGMPVGIGDTVFEKLDANLAKAMLSIGAVKGFEIGDGFKAADTKGSINNDSFHTKDGRITKDTNHAGGVLGGMSDGSKIIFRAAVKPTPSISQPQSTVTKDGENTEMIIKGRHDPVIVPRAVVVVESMAAITILDLLFTNMSARMDKLKSFYGTDVVALF; encoded by the coding sequence ATGGCAGGATCTATTTATGGAAGATTGTTTCAGATTTCTACATGGGGGGAATCGCACGGAAAGGGGATCGGTGTTGTGATCGACGGATGTCCGGCAGGGCTTTCTCTTTCAGAGGAGGATATCCAGGTTTATCTGGATAGAAGAAAACCCGGACAAAGCCAGTTTACAACCGGCCGTAAGGAAAGTGATATGGCACAGATCTGGTCCGGCGTATTTGAAGGCCGGACGACCGGAACTCCGATTTCAATTCTCGTACAGAACCAGGATCAGCGTTCCCGTGATTACGGAAATATTATAAACACATATAGGCCGGGACACGCTGATTATACATTTGATGAAAAGTATGGTTTCCGTGATTACAGAGGAGGGGGACGCTCTTCCGGAAGAGAAACTACTGCCAGAGTTGCAGCAGGTGCAGTTGCTGCTAAGATTTTGAAAGAACTTGGCATTGAAGTACATGCTTATACGAAAGCAATCGGCCCGGTATCTGTTCCGGAAAATGAATACCATCCAGAAGAGATTTTCCAGAACCCGATTTATATGCCAAGCAACGCATATGCCCAAAAAGCATCTGCCTATCTGGAAGAATGTATTAAAAATCAGGATTCCTCAGGAGGCATCATTGAATGTGTTGTTACCGGTATGCCGGTAGGAATCGGTGATACTGTATTTGAAAAACTGGACGCCAATCTTGCCAAAGCAATGCTGTCCATCGGAGCAGTCAAAGGTTTTGAGATTGGTGACGGCTTTAAAGCTGCAGATACAAAAGGAAGTATCAACAATGATTCCTTCCATACAAAAGATGGAAGGATCACCAAAGACACCAACCATGCAGGCGGTGTCCTCGGCGGTATGAGTGACGGAAGCAAGATCATCTTCCGCGCGGCAGTAAAGCCGACTCCGTCCATTTCACAGCCACAGTCCACCGTCACCAAAGATGGAGAAAACACCGAAATGATCATTAAAGGACGTCACGACCCGGTCATTGTCCCACGCGCCGTCGTAGTCGTAGAATCTATGGCCGCAATCACGATCCTCGATCTGCTCTTCACCAACATGAGTGCCCGAATGGACAAACTCAAAAGCTTCTACGGCACTGATGTGGTGGCCTTATTTTGA
- a CDS encoding flavodoxin family protein yields the protein MRKAIVYASVHHGNTEKLVKGIAEECQVDLIDAVKQPDVELSSYDMIGFASGIYFSKFHQSILGFAEKNLPDDKKVFLICTYGGSANYKSIEQILDEKRSKVIGKFGCKGYDTFGPFKLVGGIAKGHPDEEDIKNTVEFVKGL from the coding sequence ATGAGAAAAGCAATCGTATATGCATCTGTACATCATGGAAATACAGAAAAACTAGTAAAGGGCATAGCAGAAGAATGCCAGGTCGATTTGATTGATGCTGTAAAACAGCCAGATGTAGAGCTGAGCAGTTATGATATGATTGGATTTGCATCAGGAATCTATTTTTCAAAATTTCATCAGTCGATATTGGGATTTGCAGAGAAGAATCTACCGGACGATAAAAAGGTATTTCTGATCTGTACTTATGGTGGAAGTGCGAATTATAAATCCATAGAGCAGATTTTGGACGAGAAGCGTTCTAAAGTGATAGGAAAATTCGGATGCAAGGGTTATGACACATTTGGTCCATTTAAACTGGTAGGTGGTATTGCAAAAGGACATCCGGATGAGGAAGATATAAAAAATACAGTTGAGTTTGTAAAAGGATTATAA
- a CDS encoding MmcQ/YjbR family DNA-binding protein translates to MNKEEIFEYVQKKYGTIPEYLWSKLPDSAVLRHKNGKWYAVIMTVEKSKLGLDGKEPVDIMDVKCDPDMTNMLIQTYGFLPGYHMNKQHWITVLLDGSVSEAKILDFLDMSYNLIDGAGRKENK, encoded by the coding sequence GTGAACAAAGAAGAAATTTTTGAATATGTGCAGAAAAAGTATGGCACAATTCCGGAATATTTATGGAGTAAACTACCGGACAGTGCAGTACTCCGGCATAAAAATGGGAAATGGTATGCAGTGATCATGACGGTTGAAAAATCGAAACTGGGATTAGATGGAAAAGAGCCGGTTGATATTATGGACGTAAAGTGTGATCCGGACATGACAAATATGCTTATTCAGACTTATGGATTTTTACCCGGATACCATATGAACAAGCAGCACTGGATCACAGTTTTACTGGATGGTTCGGTCAGTGAAGCAAAGATACTGGACTTTTTGGATATGAGTTATAACCTGATTGATGGAGCAGGCAGAAAGGAAAACAAATGA
- a CDS encoding YccF domain-containing protein: MRTLGNILWFIFGGVLGGLAWIFAGCIWCITIIGIPVGLQCFKFASLAFWPFGKEIVYGNGMFSFLVNLIWILFFGWEMALGNLIIGFLWCITIVGIPFGKQFFKMARLSFMPFGASVIG; encoded by the coding sequence ATGAGAACATTAGGAAATATTCTCTGGTTTATATTTGGAGGAGTGTTGGGTGGACTAGCATGGATTTTTGCGGGATGCATATGGTGTATTACAATCATTGGAATCCCAGTGGGACTGCAATGTTTTAAATTTGCATCTCTAGCATTCTGGCCTTTTGGAAAAGAAATTGTGTATGGAAATGGAATGTTCTCATTTTTGGTAAATTTAATCTGGATCCTGTTCTTTGGCTGGGAAATGGCATTGGGAAACCTGATAATTGGTTTTCTTTGGTGCATTACGATTGTTGGAATTCCATTTGGAAAGCAGTTTTTTAAAATGGCAAGACTTTCTTTCATGCCATTTGGTGCAAGTGTGATAGGGTAG
- a CDS encoding YaiI/YqxD family protein — protein MQIFVDADACPVVGIIETIAEKYNIPTTLLCDTNHILYSDYSEVIVVGAGADAVDYKLISICHKGDIVVSQDYGVAAMALGKGAYAIHQSGKWYTNDNIDQMLMERHLNKKARRSSHKNHIKGPKKRTEEDDVRFAQSFEKMLMMVQEKFQKNTKTMEIGEMHL, from the coding sequence GTGCAGATATTTGTAGATGCAGATGCATGTCCGGTAGTAGGTATTATCGAGACAATAGCAGAGAAATATAATATTCCAACTACATTGCTGTGTGATACAAATCATATTTTGTATTCTGATTATAGCGAAGTGATTGTAGTAGGGGCAGGAGCAGATGCAGTAGATTATAAACTGATTAGTATCTGCCATAAAGGAGATATTGTCGTATCACAGGACTATGGTGTTGCAGCAATGGCACTAGGAAAAGGTGCATATGCCATTCATCAATCGGGCAAATGGTACACGAATGACAATATTGATCAGATGCTCATGGAACGTCATTTGAATAAAAAAGCCAGAAGAAGTTCCCATAAGAATCATATCAAGGGACCGAAAAAACGAACAGAAGAAGATGATGTAAGGTTTGCACAGTCTTTTGAAAAAATGCTCATGATGGTACAGGAGAAATTTCAAAAGAATACTAAAACAATGGAGATAGGGGAGATGCACTTATGA
- a CDS encoding helix-turn-helix domain-containing protein: MNIGQKVRELRIAKNLTQEELADRSELSKGFISQLERDLTSPSIATLVDILQCLGTNLNEFFSDDEEEQVVFGDEDYFEKKDTDLKNTIEWIIPNAQRNMMEPIRLTLAPGGATYPDLPHEGEEFGYVLQGSVKIHVGNKVYKAKKGESFYFTPHAKHYIEASSSSGARLIWVSTPPSF; the protein is encoded by the coding sequence ATGAACATCGGACAGAAAGTAAGGGAGCTCCGTATTGCGAAAAATCTTACCCAGGAAGAACTTGCAGACCGGAGTGAGCTTTCGAAGGGATTCATTTCCCAGCTGGAACGGGATCTTACTTCTCCTTCTATCGCCACACTGGTTGATATTCTGCAGTGTCTCGGCACCAATCTGAATGAATTTTTCAGCGATGACGAGGAAGAACAGGTTGTCTTCGGTGATGAGGATTATTTTGAAAAAAAGGATACTGATCTGAAGAATACGATTGAATGGATCATTCCGAATGCCCAGCGCAATATGATGGAACCGATCCGTCTTACCCTGGCTCCGGGCGGTGCAACCTACCCGGATCTTCCACACGAAGGTGAGGAATTCGGATACGTGCTTCAGGGTTCCGTCAAAATCCACGTAGGCAATAAGGTCTACAAAGCTAAAAAGGGAGAATCCTTTTATTTTACTCCCCACGCAAAGCATTATATAGAAGCATCGTCTTCTTCCGGGGCACGCCTGATCTGGGTCAGCACTCCCCCAAGTTTTTAA
- a CDS encoding ABC transporter ATP-binding protein yields MPNKLIDIVGVSKSYGDNLVLDDLNLYIRENEFLTLLGPSGCGKTTLLRILGGFENPDSGKVIFDGKDITSLAPNKRQLNTVFQKYALFTHMTIAENIAFGLKIKGKSKSYIDDKIHYALKLVNLEGYQNRYPDSLSGGQQQRIAIARAIVNEPKVLLLDEPLGALDLKLRQDMQYELIRLKNELGITFIYVTHDQEEALTMSDTIVVMNQGYIQQIGTPEDIYNEPENAFVADFIGDSNIFNAIMVRDKLVNIVGAEFPCVDTGFGTNKPVDAVIRPEDIDLVKPEEGTLKGVVTHLIFKGVHYEMEVLANNYEWLVHSTDMFPVGTEVGIHVDPFDIQIMKKPESEDEEAAGIEE; encoded by the coding sequence ATGCCAAACAAACTGATTGACATTGTTGGTGTTTCCAAATCATATGGAGACAATCTGGTTCTGGACGACCTGAACCTTTATATCAGAGAAAATGAATTTCTCACACTTTTAGGACCTAGCGGCTGCGGAAAGACAACGCTTCTGCGTATCCTCGGCGGATTCGAAAATCCGGACTCCGGAAAAGTAATTTTCGATGGAAAGGACATTACATCCCTTGCACCGAATAAACGGCAACTCAACACTGTTTTCCAGAAATATGCGCTTTTCACCCATATGACCATTGCTGAAAATATTGCTTTTGGTCTGAAGATCAAAGGGAAATCAAAATCTTACATCGATGATAAGATTCATTATGCATTAAAACTGGTCAATCTGGAAGGTTACCAGAACCGTTATCCGGATTCTTTAAGTGGGGGGCAGCAGCAGCGTATTGCCATCGCCCGCGCCATTGTAAATGAACCAAAAGTTCTTCTTCTGGATGAACCTCTCGGTGCCCTGGATTTAAAGCTCCGCCAGGACATGCAGTATGAACTGATCCGTTTAAAAAATGAGCTGGGAATTACATTTATCTACGTTACCCACGATCAGGAAGAAGCTCTCACCATGTCTGACACGATTGTTGTCATGAATCAGGGATACATCCAGCAGATCGGTACACCGGAAGATATCTACAACGAGCCGGAAAATGCTTTCGTAGCCGACTTCATTGGCGATAGCAACATTTTCAATGCCATCATGGTACGCGATAAGCTGGTCAATATTGTCGGTGCCGAATTCCCGTGTGTGGATACCGGATTCGGAACCAACAAACCGGTCGATGCGGTCATCCGTCCGGAGGACATCGATCTTGTAAAACCAGAAGAAGGTACATTAAAGGGTGTCGTTACCCATCTGATTTTCAAAGGAGTCCACTATGAAATGGAAGTCCTTGCCAACAACTATGAATGGCTGGTACACAGCACCGATATGTTCCCGGTTGGCACTGAGGTTGGAATCCATGTTGACCCGTTTGATATTCAGATCATGAAAAAACCAGAATCTGAAGATGAGGAGGCTGCAGGAATTGAAGAATAG